One window of the Haloarcula halobia genome contains the following:
- the purM gene encoding phosphoribosylformylglycinamidine cyclo-ligase, with translation MTEDHDDETGTEEGLTYAETGVDIDASEAATKALIGAAGEFEGDYAGLVDIGDQYLALATDGVGTKLLVAEAVDDYSTIGIDCMAMNANDLVATGVEPVAFVDYLAVEAPDEETSEAIGAGLREGAERAGVKLVGGETAVMPDVIRGLDIAGTCAGLAPKDGVFPGEAEAGDAIVGWPSSGIHSNGLTLAREAVTRTHDYGDPFPPNPDSTIGEELLTPTRIYSDVLPALRAHETHAAAHVTGGGWTNLTRMGAYRYDVDDPFEAQPVFGFVQAEGDVSDEEMHRTFNMGTGFVAALPPEDAESVVEASADARIVGAVVDGDEVVSIRGLELSG, from the coding sequence ATGACCGAAGACCACGACGACGAGACGGGCACAGAGGAGGGGCTCACCTACGCCGAGACGGGCGTCGACATCGACGCCAGCGAGGCGGCGACGAAGGCTCTCATCGGCGCCGCGGGCGAGTTCGAGGGCGACTACGCGGGCCTGGTCGACATCGGCGACCAGTACCTCGCGCTCGCGACGGACGGGGTCGGGACGAAGCTGCTCGTAGCCGAGGCCGTCGACGACTACTCGACTATCGGCATCGACTGCATGGCGATGAACGCCAACGACCTCGTCGCCACGGGTGTCGAACCGGTGGCCTTCGTCGACTATCTTGCCGTCGAGGCGCCCGACGAGGAAACGAGCGAGGCGATCGGCGCGGGGCTCCGTGAGGGGGCCGAGCGGGCCGGCGTCAAGCTGGTCGGCGGCGAGACGGCCGTGATGCCCGACGTCATCAGGGGACTGGACATCGCCGGCACCTGTGCGGGCCTGGCGCCCAAGGACGGCGTCTTCCCGGGTGAGGCAGAGGCCGGCGACGCCATCGTCGGGTGGCCCTCCTCGGGCATCCACTCGAACGGGCTGACGCTGGCCCGGGAGGCCGTGACCCGGACCCACGACTACGGCGACCCGTTCCCGCCGAACCCGGACTCCACCATCGGCGAGGAACTGCTGACGCCGACGCGAATCTACAGCGACGTCCTCCCGGCGCTGCGGGCCCACGAGACCCACGCGGCGGCCCACGTCACCGGCGGTGGCTGGACGAACCTCACGCGGATGGGCGCGTACCGCTACGACGTCGATGACCCCTTCGAGGCACAGCCGGTCTTCGGGTTCGTCCAGGCGGAGGGCGACGTGAGCGACGAGGAGATGCACCGGACGTTCAACATGGGGACCGGGTTCGTGGCGGCGCTACCGCCCGAAGACGCCGAGTCGGTCGTCGAGGCCTCCGCCGACGCCCGCATCGTCGGCGCTGTGGTCGACGGCGACGAGGTGGTCTCGATTCGGGGCCTCGAGCTGTCCGGCTGA
- a CDS encoding CBS domain-containing protein: MELPTPEDLRERRNELGLTQSELAEQADVSQPLIARIEGGDVDPRLSTLRRIVNALEEAEGGIVRAADLMNSPVVSVAPDDSVHETKALMDEKGYSQVPVIRDGSPQGLIGNSDIRQRPEENVGDLPVAEVMHESIATVEPDATIDEVDAYLNHNAAVMVVEDGRTVGVITEADIARTVS, from the coding sequence ATGGAGTTGCCGACGCCCGAGGACCTCCGGGAGCGCCGGAACGAGCTCGGATTGACCCAGAGCGAACTGGCCGAACAGGCCGACGTCTCCCAGCCGCTGATCGCGCGCATCGAGGGCGGGGACGTCGACCCGCGTCTCTCGACACTCCGCCGGATCGTCAACGCGCTCGAGGAGGCCGAGGGTGGCATCGTCAGGGCGGCCGACCTGATGAACTCCCCGGTGGTCTCGGTGGCCCCCGACGACTCTGTCCACGAGACGAAGGCGCTGATGGACGAGAAGGGGTACTCGCAGGTCCCCGTCATCCGCGACGGGTCGCCCCAGGGGCTCATCGGGAACTCGGACATCCGCCAGCGCCCCGAGGAGAACGTCGGCGACCTGCCCGTCGCGGAAGTGATGCACGAGTCCATCGCGACGGTCGAACCCGACGCGACCATCGACGAGGTCGACGCCTACCTCAACCACAACGCGGCCGTGATGGTCGTCGAGGACGGGCGGACCGTCGGCGTCATCACCGAAGCCGACATCGCCCGGACGGTCAGCTGA
- a CDS encoding DUF555 domain-containing protein → MNYLVAMEAAWLVRDVEDIDDAIGVAVSEAGKRLNEAEMDYVEVEVGATGCPACGEPFDSAFIAADTALVGLVLEMDVFNAESTEHAQRIAKSEIGGALRDVPLKVIEVFETQEDDEAEAEA, encoded by the coding sequence ATGAACTATCTCGTAGCGATGGAAGCAGCCTGGTTGGTCCGTGACGTCGAAGACATCGACGACGCCATCGGTGTCGCCGTGAGCGAGGCAGGGAAACGGCTCAACGAGGCTGAGATGGACTACGTCGAAGTCGAGGTCGGCGCGACGGGATGTCCCGCCTGTGGCGAACCGTTCGACTCGGCGTTCATCGCCGCCGACACGGCACTGGTCGGGCTCGTCCTCGAGATGGACGTCTTCAACGCCGAGTCGACCGAACACGCACAGCGCATCGCCAAGAGCGAGATCGGTGGCGCCCTCCGCGACGTCCCCTTGAAGGTCATCGAGGTGTTCGAGACCCAGGAGGACGACGAGGCCGAGGCCGAGGCCTGA
- the psmB gene encoding archaeal proteasome endopeptidase complex subunit beta, producing MRETTPGPDFSRPPSADEFQSDPYAPEVGSLPDQSPRDTEKVNKTGTTTIGISTTDGVVIATDMRASLGGRFVSNKNVQKVEQIHPTGALTLVGSVGGAQSFIRTLRAEVDLYEARRGEDMSMQALSTLAGNFARGGPFFAINPILGGVDEDGHHVYSIDPAGGVMKDDYTVTGSGLTVAYGTLEDRYEDDMSNEEAREVAAASIKAAAERDTGSGNGIYLADVTSDGVDIQGYDFDDLL from the coding sequence ATGCGAGAGACAACTCCTGGCCCCGATTTCTCCCGACCGCCGAGCGCGGACGAGTTCCAGAGCGACCCGTACGCACCCGAGGTCGGATCGCTGCCCGACCAGTCCCCTCGTGACACAGAGAAGGTAAACAAGACGGGGACGACCACCATCGGCATCTCGACGACCGACGGGGTCGTCATCGCGACGGACATGCGCGCCTCCCTCGGTGGCCGGTTCGTCTCGAACAAGAACGTCCAGAAGGTCGAACAGATCCACCCGACAGGTGCGCTCACGCTCGTCGGCAGCGTCGGCGGCGCCCAGTCGTTCATCCGCACCCTCCGGGCCGAGGTCGACCTCTACGAGGCCCGTCGCGGCGAGGACATGTCGATGCAGGCCCTCTCGACGCTCGCGGGCAACTTCGCCCGCGGCGGTCCCTTCTTCGCTATCAACCCGATTCTGGGCGGCGTCGACGAGGACGGCCACCACGTCTACTCCATCGACCCGGCCGGCGGCGTGATGAAAGACGACTACACCGTCACCGGGTCGGGGCTGACCGTGGCCTACGGGACCCTTGAGGACCGGTACGAGGACGATATGAGCAACGAGGAGGCACGCGAGGTCGCGGCCGCGTCCATCAAGGCCGCCGCCGAACGTGACACCGGGTCCGGCAACGGCATCTACCTGGCCGACGTCACCAGCGACGGCGTCGACATCCAGGGGTACGACTTCGACGACCTCCTGTAG